Proteins found in one Nostoc sp. NIES-3756 genomic segment:
- a CDS encoding calcium-binding protein, with product MGTYTGDNNNNNFFGVNGESWTLYGNGGDDALNGADKDDVIDGGVGNDIIQGGAGNDVIYGGAGDDYLYGNDGNDTLVDIDGNVDGGVGFDTLISDYSQFNNGAGVHFGYSGQNAIYSRLTGNPVLKFTNIERFEIKGTQYADILGGGANNDVLDGGAGDDTLVGGAGNDTLIGGEGNDTIIGGADYDYIYGGEGNDTLIDIDGNVDGGNGNDTLVADYSQFNNGAGVDVGYNNQNAVFSRLTGNPVLYYSNIEQFNITGTQYADVLRGGVNADNLAGGDGNDIIYGGGGNDVIYGQAGDDTIEGGDGNDIIYGDAPTGVFSGSAKDTLYGGNGNDTIYGGQDNDYIDGGAGNDTIEGGTGNDILEGGTGYDYLYGGDGNDTIIDADGYVDGGAGTDTLLISYNQLNNGVGIEVKQNTIVNSQTGAVLLNFTNIEQLNIAGTQYADVLRGGAGNDTLAGGAGNDIVNGGAGSDYLYGDAGNDTLGGDAGYDYLFGGDGDDTLIDIDGSVDGGTGIDTLVADYSQFNNGAGIDVGAYGQNAIYSRLTGNPVLYYSNVERFNITGTQYADVLRGGAGDDILKGGAGNDTYSAGAGNDTVIDIDGSVDGGAGVDTLIADYSQFNNGAGIEVRQNGVVSRQSGTPLISHINIERSQITGTQYDDLLRTFSADDIVKGGAGNDTFIATTGTVDGGTGVDTLIANYSQFNNGAGIDVSQNGIFSYQTGAKLLTHSNIEKFEITGTQYADVLRGGSGNDIISGGAGDDSLVGGAGDDILMGDAGNDILQGGDGNDTLIDINGNIDGGAGSDTLVANYSQFNNGAGVDVGYNGQNAIFSRLNGSILLNYANVERFEITGTQYADVLRGGASNDVLSGGAGDDILEGGAGNDSLIGDAGNDTLQGGDGADTLFGLSGNDFLVGGTGNDTLYGGEGNDTLYGGVGADKFVFNSKLEGFDIIKDFSKLEGDKIQISKVGFGITDLSSFSYNDVTGSLFFQGVQFATLENKPAGFAVSTDIQLI from the coding sequence ATGGGAACATATACTGGCGACAATAACAATAACAACTTCTTCGGAGTTAACGGTGAATCTTGGACACTGTACGGTAATGGTGGTGATGATGCTCTCAACGGTGCAGACAAAGATGATGTAATTGATGGTGGCGTTGGTAACGATATTATACAAGGTGGTGCGGGTAATGATGTGATATATGGTGGTGCTGGTGATGATTACCTGTATGGTAACGATGGTAATGACACCTTAGTAGATATAGATGGCAATGTTGATGGGGGTGTAGGTTTTGATACTCTGATATCTGATTACAGTCAGTTCAATAATGGTGCTGGCGTTCATTTTGGCTACTCAGGTCAAAACGCTATCTACAGTCGTTTAACAGGTAATCCTGTACTTAAGTTTACTAATATTGAGCGATTTGAAATTAAAGGCACACAATATGCTGATATTCTCGGCGGTGGTGCAAACAATGATGTTCTTGACGGTGGTGCTGGTGATGATACTCTTGTTGGTGGTGCTGGCAATGATACTCTTATTGGTGGTGAGGGAAATGATACTATCATTGGCGGTGCTGACTACGATTATATATATGGTGGTGAGGGAAATGATACTTTAATAGATATAGATGGTAACGTTGATGGTGGTAATGGTAATGACACATTAGTAGCAGATTATAGTCAGTTTAATAATGGTGCTGGTGTTGATGTTGGTTACAACAATCAAAACGCTGTCTTTAGCCGTCTTACAGGAAATCCGGTACTCTATTACAGCAATATTGAACAATTTAATATTACAGGTACGCAGTATGCAGATGTCCTACGAGGTGGGGTAAATGCTGATAATCTAGCAGGTGGCGATGGTAATGACATAATTTATGGTGGCGGAGGTAACGATGTAATTTATGGTCAAGCTGGTGATGACACGATAGAAGGCGGAGATGGCAACGATATCATTTATGGTGATGCACCCACTGGTGTTTTTTCTGGCTCTGCCAAAGATACCCTCTATGGTGGCAATGGGAATGATACGATTTATGGAGGACAGGACAACGACTATATTGATGGTGGTGCAGGTAATGACACCATTGAGGGTGGTACTGGTAATGATATTCTTGAGGGCGGCACTGGCTACGATTATCTCTACGGTGGAGATGGTAACGACACTATTATAGATGCAGATGGTTATGTTGATGGTGGTGCAGGTACAGACACCCTACTAATTAGCTACAACCAACTAAATAACGGTGTTGGTATTGAGGTTAAACAAAATACTATTGTCAACAGTCAAACTGGTGCTGTGCTACTCAACTTCACCAATATTGAACAATTAAATATTGCAGGTACGCAGTATGCCGATGTCTTGCGCGGTGGTGCGGGTAATGACACATTAGCCGGTGGCGCTGGTAATGATATTGTTAATGGCGGTGCTGGTAGTGACTATCTCTATGGTGATGCTGGGAATGATACCCTCGGTGGTGATGCTGGTTATGACTATTTGTTTGGTGGCGACGGTGATGATACCTTAATTGATATAGATGGCAGTGTTGATGGTGGAACAGGTATTGATACTTTAGTCGCCGACTACAGTCAGTTTAACAATGGTGCTGGTATTGATGTTGGAGCCTACGGACAGAATGCTATTTACAGTAGGCTTACAGGAAATCCTGTACTTTATTACTCTAATGTAGAACGTTTTAACATTACAGGTACGCAGTATGCCGATGTGCTACGAGGCGGCGCGGGAGATGACATCCTTAAAGGCGGTGCTGGTAACGATACATATAGTGCGGGAGCGGGTAATGATACTGTAATTGATATCGATGGTAGCGTTGATGGTGGTGCAGGTGTTGATACTTTAATAGCTGATTATAGTCAATTTAATAATGGCGCTGGGATTGAGGTACGTCAAAACGGTGTTGTTAGCCGCCAAAGTGGTACTCCTTTAATCAGTCATATCAATATTGAGCGATCGCAAATCACAGGAACACAATATGATGATCTTCTCCGGACTTTTTCAGCCGATGACATCGTTAAAGGTGGCGCTGGCAACGATACTTTTATTGCTACAACTGGTACGGTAGATGGTGGTACGGGTGTTGATACTCTCATAGCCAACTATAGTCAATTCAACAATGGTGCAGGTATTGATGTAAGTCAAAATGGTATCTTTAGCTATCAAACAGGCGCTAAGTTACTAACTCACAGCAATATTGAAAAATTTGAAATCACTGGTACACAATATGCTGATGTGCTGCGTGGTGGTAGTGGAAACGACATAATTTCAGGCGGCGCTGGTGATGATAGTCTTGTCGGTGGCGCTGGCGATGACATCCTCATGGGTGATGCTGGTAACGATATACTGCAAGGCGGCGACGGCAATGATACTTTGATAGATATAAATGGCAATATTGATGGTGGTGCGGGTTCTGACACTTTAGTAGCCAACTATAGTCAATTCAATAACGGTGCTGGTGTTGATGTTGGCTACAACGGACAAAATGCTATCTTCAGCCGTTTAAATGGAAGTATTCTACTCAACTACGCCAATGTTGAAAGATTTGAAATCACTGGTACACAATATGCTGATGTGTTACGCGGCGGTGCTAGTAATGATGTTCTTTCAGGCGGCGCTGGTGATGACATTCTAGAAGGTGGTGCTGGCAATGATTCCCTCATAGGTGATGCTGGTAATGACACACTGCAAGGCGGCGACGGCGCTGATACTCTCTTTGGGTTGAGTGGAAATGATTTCCTCGTTGGTGGTACTGGTAATGATACTCTCTACGGCGGTGAAGGTAACGATACACTCTACGGCGGTGTTGGTGCAGATAAATTTGTCTTTAACTCTAAGCTAGAAGGCTTCGACATTATCAAAGACTTTAGTAAGCTAGAGGGTGACAAAATACAAATATCTAAAGTTGGGTTTGGTATTACTGACCTCAGTAGTTTCAGTTACAACGATGTTACTGGTAGTTTGTTCTTCCAAGGTGTTCAATTCGCTACTCTTGAGAACAAACCTGCTGGCTTTGCAGTTAGTACAGATATCCAGCTTATTTAG
- a CDS encoding EAL domain-containing protein → MEKQQSFSLEQISLEEWENTPENVKRLVESLLASVSLSESESRLIEFLEATPIGIAVHNSTGQLIYINYIGRSLLGVERISELNPEQLSQAFRLYNETTKTLYPWEELPSNRALAGERFWADDLEVHQGDQVISLEVWATPIVDDQHQVTFAIVVFQDISDRKRREVERKIVENTLRKSEWHYRQLIQVQTDLILRSLPDTTITFANESLCSALGRSMEDVIGWKWCNFVPPEELDEVYRKIATLTPENPIFENINQDYRSNQQIGWTQWINLGIFDERGNLLEIQSVGRDITALQEQIQREQALNRVFQSIRKSLDLQTIFTTATTETAQLLKNLDCFVVQYLPEQSVWQHIAEFRHHPDSISTIGLEIPDIGNSFASQLKQLQVVRVNNTTNLDDEINQELAQIIPGAWLLIPLVVEGSLWGSFTIIGTQQPFTWSDDQIELAQSVADQLEIAIQQANLYQKIQMELTERRRMETALKESEARFHNMAANVPGAIFRYLLRPDGTDGVEYMSPGCYLLWEVAAQDVVADATILWQMIHPEDSPGMQASVMESAHTLQPWFWSWRIITPSGQEKWLEAAGRPTREANGDIIWDTLILDVTDRKKAEYRFQALANNTPGVIYQYVLHPDGTDGILYVSPGCRNLWELEPQEIERDVAATWRMVHPEDLPAMQESVVVSAETLQPWNWQWRIITPSGRQKWLQASSRPQQQANGDIIWDGLILDVSEKQAALHERQQAEEAMRESEARYRLLAENTNDLVCLHDLDGRYLYVSPSCEFLLGYRHDEMLKQDLYSFIHPEDRDRVDQEMSIAVSGEKGTPITYRMLQKVGNYIWFETLTKPIVNATGEIVQLQTTSRDVTERIQVQNQLRHDALHDGLTGLPNRHFFMERLELAIQRANRIDNYHFAVLFLDLDRFKVINDSLGHLAGDQLLIAIAQKLQASLRTIDLAARLGGDEFVILLEEIKDIQEAVRITERIFAELQIPLVIEEREVYTNASVGIVLGTKDYVQASHLLRDADIAMYRAKNNGKARYEIFDTQMHTQAVNRLHLENDLRRAIKCQELILHYQPIILLETGNIVGFEALIRWQHPTQGLKFPKEMITVAEEIGIITSLDYWAMRTACQQLAAWQIAFPSLSTMRVSVNLSAQDLRRSDLLEEIDQVLAQTQLDGHCLTLEITESMLIEDIEFTISLLAQMKERGIHISIDDFGTGYSSLNYLHRLPVDNLKIDRSFVNQIQPSTKNHQIVEIIVALSNHLGLDVIAEGIETQQQLELLQHLGCKFGQGYLFSKPLSREAAAALLASNIIVI, encoded by the coding sequence ATGGAAAAACAGCAATCTTTCTCCCTTGAGCAGATTTCCTTAGAAGAATGGGAAAATACGCCAGAGAACGTGAAGCGTCTGGTAGAGTCATTACTAGCAAGTGTAAGTTTATCGGAGAGCGAAAGCCGTCTAATTGAATTTCTAGAGGCTACACCCATTGGAATTGCTGTCCACAACTCTACAGGACAGCTTATTTACATCAATTATATTGGACGATCGCTCTTAGGCGTTGAGCGCATATCAGAACTGAACCCTGAGCAACTATCACAAGCCTTCCGTCTCTACAATGAAACCACTAAGACGCTCTATCCTTGGGAAGAGTTACCTAGTAATCGGGCGCTGGCGGGAGAAAGGTTTTGGGCTGACGATCTAGAAGTTCATCAGGGTGATCAGGTGATTTCTCTAGAGGTATGGGCAACCCCCATTGTTGACGATCAACATCAGGTAACATTTGCTATTGTTGTGTTTCAAGATATTAGCGATCGCAAACGTCGAGAAGTAGAACGGAAAATTGTCGAAAATACACTACGCAAAAGCGAATGGCATTACCGTCAATTAATTCAGGTACAAACAGACTTAATTTTGCGATCGCTACCGGACACCACCATTACTTTTGCTAATGAATCTCTGTGTTCGGCGTTGGGACGCTCTATGGAAGATGTCATTGGCTGGAAGTGGTGTAACTTTGTCCCTCCAGAAGAATTAGACGAGGTGTATCGCAAAATTGCCACACTTACCCCAGAAAATCCCATCTTTGAAAACATCAATCAGGACTACCGCTCCAACCAACAAATTGGTTGGACACAGTGGATTAACTTAGGAATTTTTGATGAGCGGGGGAATTTGCTCGAAATTCAATCGGTTGGGCGAGACATCACTGCTTTACAGGAGCAAATTCAACGTGAACAAGCTCTCAACCGAGTGTTCCAGTCCATCCGCAAATCCCTTGATTTACAAACCATTTTTACCACCGCAACAACAGAAACGGCGCAACTTTTGAAGAACCTGGATTGTTTTGTGGTGCAATATCTCCCAGAACAGAGTGTTTGGCAACATATCGCCGAATTTCGTCACCATCCAGACAGCATATCAACCATTGGTCTAGAGATTCCGGATATTGGTAATTCCTTTGCATCTCAACTCAAGCAATTGCAGGTTGTGCGGGTGAATAACACCACAAATTTAGACGATGAGATTAACCAAGAACTTGCCCAAATTATACCCGGAGCCTGGTTACTCATTCCCCTAGTGGTTGAAGGTAGCCTGTGGGGAAGTTTCACAATTATAGGAACCCAACAACCATTTACTTGGAGCGATGACCAAATCGAACTAGCCCAATCTGTTGCAGACCAACTGGAAATTGCGATTCAGCAAGCCAATCTTTACCAAAAGATACAGATGGAACTAACGGAACGCCGCCGCATGGAAACGGCTCTCAAAGAGAGTGAAGCTAGATTCCACAATATGGCAGCGAATGTACCGGGCGCAATTTTTCGTTACTTACTCCGCCCCGATGGCACTGATGGTGTGGAATACATGAGTCCTGGCTGTTATCTTCTTTGGGAAGTAGCCGCCCAGGATGTTGTAGCAGATGCCACCATCCTTTGGCAAATGATCCATCCAGAAGACTCGCCAGGGATGCAGGCTTCGGTAATGGAGTCGGCACATACATTGCAGCCTTGGTTCTGGTCGTGGCGGATTATCACACCATCAGGGCAAGAAAAATGGCTAGAAGCGGCTGGTAGACCCACTAGGGAAGCTAATGGTGACATTATTTGGGATACATTAATTTTGGATGTAACCGATCGCAAAAAAGCCGAGTACCGCTTCCAAGCCCTAGCTAACAATACACCAGGAGTAATTTATCAGTATGTGTTACATCCTGATGGAACTGATGGCATACTTTATGTTAGTCCTGGTTGTAGAAATCTCTGGGAACTAGAACCCCAGGAAATTGAGCGGGATGTGGCAGCAACTTGGCGGATGGTGCATCCCGAAGATTTGCCCGCTATGCAAGAGTCGGTGGTAGTCTCTGCCGAAACCTTACAACCCTGGAATTGGCAATGGCGAATTATCACGCCATCGGGTCGGCAAAAATGGTTGCAAGCCTCATCACGACCCCAGCAACAAGCTAATGGCGATATTATCTGGGATGGGCTGATTTTAGATGTAAGCGAAAAACAAGCCGCGCTCCACGAACGCCAACAAGCCGAAGAAGCAATGCGAGAAAGTGAAGCCCGGTATCGCTTATTAGCCGAAAATACCAACGATCTCGTCTGCCTTCATGACTTGGATGGTCGATATCTCTACGTTAGCCCCTCTTGTGAATTTCTCCTGGGCTATCGCCATGACGAAATGCTCAAACAAGACCTCTATAGTTTTATTCATCCCGAAGATCGCGATCGCGTTGATCAGGAAATGAGTATAGCAGTAAGCGGCGAAAAAGGTACACCCATCACCTATCGGATGCTTCAGAAAGTTGGCAATTACATCTGGTTTGAAACTTTGACTAAGCCCATTGTCAATGCCACAGGTGAAATTGTGCAATTACAGACCACCTCCCGTGATGTCACTGAACGCATCCAAGTACAAAATCAGTTGCGACATGATGCCCTCCATGATGGACTAACCGGGTTGCCCAATCGCCATTTTTTCATGGAACGCTTGGAATTAGCTATTCAACGCGCCAACCGCATCGACAATTATCACTTTGCTGTTTTATTCTTGGATCTTGACCGATTCAAAGTCATCAACGATAGCTTGGGGCATTTAGCTGGAGATCAATTACTTATTGCCATTGCCCAAAAACTGCAAGCATCTCTGCGGACAATCGACCTTGCAGCTCGCTTGGGTGGTGATGAGTTTGTCATCCTTCTGGAAGAAATTAAGGATATTCAAGAAGCAGTCCGCATCACAGAAAGAATTTTTGCAGAGTTGCAAATACCCCTGGTAATTGAAGAACGTGAAGTATATACGAATGCTAGTGTTGGTATTGTGCTAGGTACAAAAGATTACGTTCAAGCCTCTCACTTGCTACGAGATGCAGACATTGCTATGTATCGAGCCAAAAACAATGGCAAAGCACGGTATGAAATTTTTGATACACAAATGCACACTCAAGCTGTGAATCGACTGCATTTAGAAAACGATTTACGCCGAGCAATCAAGTGTCAGGAATTAATCCTACACTATCAACCTATTATTCTCCTAGAGACGGGAAATATTGTTGGCTTTGAAGCATTGATTCGCTGGCAGCACCCAACCCAAGGATTAAAATTTCCCAAAGAAATGATTACCGTAGCGGAAGAAATAGGAATAATTACGTCTTTAGATTATTGGGCAATGCGTACAGCTTGTCAGCAACTGGCAGCATGGCAAATTGCTTTCCCGTCGCTTTCTACTATGAGGGTGAGTGTCAATCTTTCGGCACAAGATTTACGGCGGTCTGATCTATTAGAAGAAATTGATCAAGTCCTCGCTCAAACACAATTGGATGGTCATTGTTTGACATTAGAAATTACTGAAAGTATGTTGATTGAGGATATTGAGTTTACTATTAGTCTTCTCGCGCAAATGAAAGAGCGAGGGATTCATATTAGCATTGATGATTTTGGCACAGGATATTCATCGTTAAACTATCTCCACCGTCTACCTGTAGATAACTTAAAAATTGACCGTTCTTTTGTCAATCAAATTCAACCTAGCACAAAAAATCATCAGATTGTGGAAATTATTGTGGCGCTTAGTAATCATTTAGGACTCGATGTGATTGCGGAAGGAATAGAAACTCAACAGCAATTGGAACTACTGCAACACCTTGGCTGCAAGTTCGGTCAAGGATATCTATTTTCAAAACCCCTAAGTCGCGAAGCCGCAGCAGCACTTTTAGCAAGTAATATCATTGTTATTTGA
- a CDS encoding VOC family protein, whose translation MQIIKVLTRVYLKPIELDEAIAFYENLFTENCWLWFQYSETGLELAGVGSLLLIAGSAEALTPYKNTQATFLVDSLHDFRELLTQQGAVILAEPKSVPTGVNMRVLHPDGTIFEYVEFI comes from the coding sequence ATGCAAATCATTAAAGTACTCACCAGAGTTTATTTGAAACCTATAGAATTAGATGAGGCGATCGCATTTTATGAAAACCTGTTTACAGAAAATTGTTGGTTGTGGTTTCAATACTCCGAAACGGGGTTAGAACTGGCTGGTGTGGGTTCTCTACTTTTAATCGCTGGTTCAGCTGAAGCACTCACTCCATATAAAAATACTCAAGCAACTTTTCTTGTTGACTCACTTCATGATTTTCGAGAATTACTTACCCAACAAGGTGCGGTAATTTTAGCAGAACCTAAGTCAGTTCCTACGGGAGTCAATATGCGGGTATTACATCCCGATGGCACAATTTTTGAATATGTTGAGTTCATATGA
- a CDS encoding sulfonate ABC transporter substrate-binding protein, giving the protein MPTKAINRLLNIALAKLNEVIACLDKLKQPKIHTLSLLFAVGLGLSIAVSACSPNTTDNGTAKTAQTPQTATATTSSATTVRIGYQKAATVLNALKARGELEKAFASAGTSVTWAEFPAGPPMLEALNAGSIDFGYTGEAPPIFAQAAGIPLQYVAYDPWSTKAEAILVHKDSPIKTVADLKGKKVAFAKGSNTNYLIVKALEKAGLKYTDIKPASLPPADARAAFEGKNVDAWAIWDPYLAAAEQATGARQLTDATGLAGNLGYYLAAKSFVESNPNALKVVLDNVKKVSDWAKNNPTEVAKFLSPELGIDAGVLEIAEKRRTYDVLPITDEIIAKQQAVADAFYQIQLIPKQINVKEIVWQGNK; this is encoded by the coding sequence ATGCCGACCAAAGCCATCAACAGACTATTAAATATTGCGTTAGCGAAGCTTAACGAAGTTATCGCCTGCTTGGACAAGTTAAAACAACCAAAAATTCATACTTTATCCCTACTATTTGCTGTGGGGTTGGGTTTGAGTATTGCTGTATCGGCTTGTTCTCCCAATACCACTGACAATGGGACAGCCAAGACTGCACAGACACCACAAACAGCCACCGCTACAACTAGTAGCGCTACTACCGTTCGCATTGGCTACCAAAAAGCCGCGACGGTTTTGAATGCCTTAAAAGCCAGAGGAGAATTAGAAAAAGCTTTTGCATCTGCTGGGACTTCAGTTACTTGGGCGGAATTTCCGGCCGGGCCGCCAATGTTAGAAGCTTTGAACGCTGGTAGCATCGACTTCGGCTATACCGGAGAAGCCCCACCAATTTTTGCTCAAGCCGCAGGTATTCCTTTGCAGTATGTAGCTTATGATCCTTGGAGTACCAAAGCGGAAGCTATTCTTGTTCACAAAGATTCACCTATTAAAACCGTGGCAGATTTGAAGGGTAAAAAAGTTGCTTTCGCCAAAGGTTCTAACACTAATTATTTAATAGTCAAAGCATTAGAAAAAGCAGGATTGAAATACACCGACATCAAACCGGCTTCTCTCCCGCCTGCTGATGCGCGTGCGGCTTTTGAAGGTAAGAACGTCGATGCTTGGGCAATTTGGGATCCATACTTAGCCGCAGCCGAACAAGCAACAGGCGCACGTCAATTAACAGATGCAACCGGACTAGCAGGGAATCTTGGTTATTACTTAGCAGCTAAATCTTTTGTTGAGTCTAATCCAAATGCTTTGAAAGTGGTTTTGGATAATGTCAAAAAAGTTAGTGACTGGGCGAAAAATAATCCTACAGAAGTTGCTAAGTTTCTTTCCCCTGAATTGGGGATAGATGCTGGTGTGTTAGAAATAGCCGAAAAACGCCGTACTTATGATGTGCTACCAATCACTGATGAAATAATTGCCAAACAACAAGCAGTTGCTGATGCTTTTTATCAAATACAACTGATTCCAAAACAAATTAACGTCAAAGAAATCGTTTGGCAAGGGAATAAATAA
- a CDS encoding ABC transporter ATP-binding protein/permease: MPTQVIQSQTSTNYFSDFSQFWENVKAIAEPYWFPTKTGERAFSDVIRSWGMLILLLLLIIALVALNVFTNFINRYLVDVIITEKNISKFFDAIWLYSIALVLVTFLVGFSKLIRKQIALDWYQWLNNYILSKYLSNQAYYKINFKSHIDNPDQRLSQEIEPITRNALSFSATFLEKILEIAALLIILWSISQQVAIILFVYTIVGNLIASYFTQELNKINAEEIQSKAEYSYCLTHVRNHSESIAFFRGENQESNIIGRRFTNFIKTYKRKINWERNQDIFNRGYQAVIEIFPFLILGPLYITNQLGFGEISQASLTAYLFSNSLSELINEFGISGQFSGYIERLSEFSHALEQVAKQPENTSTIKIIEENHFTFENVTLQTPNYEQVIVEDLSLSVPSGEGLLIVGPSGRGKSSLLRAIAGLWNAGNGRLVRPPLEEVLFLPQRPYIILGTLREQLLYPNTNHQITDAQLKKALQQVNLQNVLNRVDGFDTEVPWENILSLGEQQRLAFARLLVTHPRFTILDEATSALDLKNEENLYQKLQETKTTFISVGHRESLFDYHQWVLELTADSSWQLLTMQDYRNQKADNINRLINVQTIINGFSKNDLQNQVAAIKEKAESEGLSHKEMSELSDYAIKTVRSKASKGESITTKDGFTYRYDKDPQVLKWLRI; encoded by the coding sequence ATGCCAACCCAAGTTATTCAATCTCAAACCTCGACAAATTATTTTTCAGATTTTTCTCAATTTTGGGAAAATGTTAAAGCGATCGCCGAACCTTACTGGTTTCCAACCAAGACAGGGGAAAGAGCATTTTCAGATGTGATTCGTTCATGGGGTATGCTAATTCTCCTATTATTATTAATAATTGCGCTTGTAGCTCTAAATGTATTTACTAACTTTATTAATCGCTATTTAGTCGATGTTATCATTACAGAAAAAAATATTTCTAAGTTTTTTGATGCTATTTGGCTTTATAGCATAGCTCTTGTATTGGTAACTTTCTTGGTAGGTTTTTCTAAATTAATCAGAAAACAAATTGCTCTCGATTGGTATCAATGGCTCAATAACTATATATTATCGAAATATTTAAGCAATCAAGCGTATTATAAAATCAATTTTAAATCTCATATTGATAATCCAGACCAACGCCTATCCCAAGAAATCGAACCCATTACCAGGAATGCTTTAAGTTTTTCAGCTACTTTCCTCGAAAAAATACTAGAAATAGCTGCTCTTTTAATCATCCTTTGGTCAATCTCTCAACAAGTTGCAATTATTCTGTTTGTTTATACAATTGTAGGTAATTTGATTGCTAGTTACTTTACTCAAGAATTAAATAAGATTAATGCAGAAGAAATTCAATCGAAAGCTGAATACAGTTATTGTTTAACTCATGTTCGTAATCATTCTGAATCAATAGCTTTTTTTAGGGGAGAAAACCAAGAATCAAATATCATTGGAAGACGATTTACTAACTTTATCAAAACTTATAAACGTAAGATTAATTGGGAAAGAAATCAAGATATTTTTAATAGAGGATATCAGGCTGTAATTGAAATATTTCCCTTTTTAATACTTGGGCCTTTATATATTACAAATCAACTGGGATTTGGCGAAATTAGTCAAGCGTCTTTAACTGCTTATCTATTTTCTAATTCTTTATCAGAATTAATCAATGAGTTTGGGATTTCTGGACAGTTTTCTGGTTATATTGAGCGTTTATCTGAGTTTTCTCATGCTTTAGAACAAGTAGCTAAACAACCGGAAAATACGTCTACTATCAAAATAATAGAAGAAAATCATTTCACATTTGAAAATGTCACCTTACAAACACCTAACTATGAGCAGGTAATCGTTGAAGATTTATCACTTTCTGTTCCTTCGGGAGAGGGTTTATTAATTGTAGGGCCTAGTGGTCGAGGTAAAAGTTCTTTATTGAGAGCGATCGCAGGTTTGTGGAATGCGGGAAATGGTCGTTTAGTAAGACCTCCCTTAGAAGAAGTATTATTCTTACCCCAACGTCCTTATATAATATTAGGAACTTTGCGTGAACAGTTACTTTATCCTAATACAAATCATCAAATAACCGACGCGCAGCTCAAAAAAGCTTTGCAACAAGTTAACCTACAAAATGTGCTAAATCGAGTAGATGGATTTGATACAGAAGTTCCTTGGGAGAATATATTATCACTAGGAGAACAACAACGTCTAGCTTTCGCACGATTATTAGTGACTCATCCAAGGTTCACAATATTAGATGAAGCAACAAGTGCTTTGGATTTAAAAAATGAAGAAAATTTATACCAAAAGTTACAAGAGACGAAAACAACATTTATCAGTGTTGGTCATAGAGAAAGCTTATTTGATTATCATCAATGGGTTTTAGAACTTACAGCAGATTCCAGTTGGCAGCTTTTAACCATGCAAGATTACCGAAATCAAAAAGCTGACAACATTAATCGTCTGATAAATGTCCAAACTATAATCAACGGGTTTTCTAAAAATGATTTACAAAACCAAGTAGCAGCTATTAAGGAAAAAGCCGAAAGTGAAGGACTTTCTCACAAGGAAATGTCTGAATTAAGTGACTATGCTATCAAAACTGTTAGAAGTAAGGCAAGTAAAGGCGAGTCTATCACGACTAAAGACGGCTTTACTTACCGCTATGACAAAGATCCTCAGGTGCTGAAATGGTTAAGAATTTAG